A part of Peromyscus maniculatus bairdii isolate BWxNUB_F1_BW_parent chromosome 10, HU_Pman_BW_mat_3.1, whole genome shotgun sequence genomic DNA contains:
- the Spata18 gene encoding mitochondria-eating protein isoform X3, which yields MAAEEEINQLKKQLKSLQAQEETRHRNSESRRSEASKSERRVSSKRTSDARTSEPRSQEVMSDYGKQLQTLKDEIAVLSAEKAGLQGRSTRSRSPSPSRSRSRSRSHSRSNSPCTTVAKIRSPSPNRSKISSVARKAALLSRFSDAYSQARLDAQCLLRRCLDRAETVQRIIYIATVEAFHVAKMAFRHFKIRVRKMLTPSHVGSNDFESAVMDYIICHLDLYDSQSSVNDVIRAMNVNPKISFPPEVDFCLLHDFIQEICCIAFAMQSLDPPLDIAFGADGEVFNDCKYRRSYDSDFTAPLVFYHVWPALMENDCVIMKGEAVTKRGAFWSSVRPITRCRSRSLSPVCPRNRIGLSTMSRSRSPSPIRCTLPRY from the exons ATGGCTGCAGAGGAGGAGATAAATCAGCTAAAAAAgca ACTTAAATCTCTTCAAGCCCAGGAAGAAACCCGCCACAGAAACTCAGAGAGCCGGCGCTCTGAGGCTTCCAAATCTGAGCGCCGAGTTTCAAGCAAACGGACCTCAGATGCGCGGACCTCAGAGCCACGGAGCCAAGAGGTGATGTCAGACTATGGGAAACAACTCCAAACTCTGAAGGATGAGATAGCTGTCTTGTCTGCTGAAAAAGCCGGTCTCCAGGGAAG GTCAACCAGGAGCCGGTCTCCTAGCCCTAGCCGCAGCCGGAGCCGCAGCCGCAGCCACAGCAGGTCCAACAGCCCTTGCACCACAGTGGCCAAGATCAGAAGCCCATCCCCAAACCGGTCCAAAATATCCAGCGTGGCTCGCAAAGCTGCTCTCCTGTCCCGCTTCAGCGACGCCTATTCCCAGGCCCGCCTGGACGCGCAGTGTTTGCTGCGGCGCTGCCTGGACAGAGCGGAGACGGTGCAGCGGATCATTTACATCGCCACAGTG GAGGCCTTTCACGTAGCTAAAATGGCGTTCAGGCACTTCAAGATCCGGGTGAGGAAGATGCTGACCCCGTCACACGTGGGCTCAAATGACTTTGAGAGCGCGGTTATGGACTACATCATCTGCCATCTTGATCTCTATGACTCGCAAAGCAGTGTGAAT GATGTGATCCGCGCCATGAACGTCAACCCCAAGATCTCCTTCCCTCCTGAAGTTGACTTCTGCCTCCTCCACGACTTCATCCAGGAGATATGCTGCATTGCCTTTGCAATGCAGTCCTTAGACCCACCACTTGATATCGCGTTTGGGGCCGATGGAGAAGTCTTTAATGATTGCAA GTACCGCCGCAGCTATGACTCGGATTTCACTGCTCCCTTGGTCTTTTATCACGTGTGGCCTGCTCTCATGGAGAATGACTGTGTCATTATGAAGGGGGAAGCCGTCACCAAGAGGGGGGCTTTT tGGAGTTCTGTGCGACCTATAACACGCTGCCGCAGCAGGAGCTTAAGTCCCGTCTGTCCCCGTAACCGCATTGGATTAAGCACG atgTCTCGGAGTCGGAGTCCTTCTCCAATAAGATGTACATTGCCAA GATACTAA
- the Spata18 gene encoding mitochondria-eating protein isoform X4: MSDYGKQLQTLKDEIAVLSAEKAGLQGRSTRSRSPSPSRSRSRSRSHSRSNSPCTTVAKIRSPSPNRSKISSVARKAALLSRFSDAYSQARLDAQCLLRRCLDRAETVQRIIYIATVEAFHVAKMAFRHFKIRVRKMLTPSHVGSNDFESAVMDYIICHLDLYDSQSSVNDVIRAMNVNPKISFPPEVDFCLLHDFIQEICCIAFAMQSLDPPLDIAFGADGEVFNDCKYRRSYDSDFTAPLVFYHVWPALMENDCVIMKGEAVTKRGAFWSSVRPITRCRSRSLSPVCPRNRIGLSTMSRSRSPSPIRCTLPRY; encoded by the exons ATGTCAGACTATGGGAAACAACTCCAAACTCTGAAGGATGAGATAGCTGTCTTGTCTGCTGAAAAAGCCGGTCTCCAGGGAAG GTCAACCAGGAGCCGGTCTCCTAGCCCTAGCCGCAGCCGGAGCCGCAGCCGCAGCCACAGCAGGTCCAACAGCCCTTGCACCACAGTGGCCAAGATCAGAAGCCCATCCCCAAACCGGTCCAAAATATCCAGCGTGGCTCGCAAAGCTGCTCTCCTGTCCCGCTTCAGCGACGCCTATTCCCAGGCCCGCCTGGACGCGCAGTGTTTGCTGCGGCGCTGCCTGGACAGAGCGGAGACGGTGCAGCGGATCATTTACATCGCCACAGTG GAGGCCTTTCACGTAGCTAAAATGGCGTTCAGGCACTTCAAGATCCGGGTGAGGAAGATGCTGACCCCGTCACACGTGGGCTCAAATGACTTTGAGAGCGCGGTTATGGACTACATCATCTGCCATCTTGATCTCTATGACTCGCAAAGCAGTGTGAAT GATGTGATCCGCGCCATGAACGTCAACCCCAAGATCTCCTTCCCTCCTGAAGTTGACTTCTGCCTCCTCCACGACTTCATCCAGGAGATATGCTGCATTGCCTTTGCAATGCAGTCCTTAGACCCACCACTTGATATCGCGTTTGGGGCCGATGGAGAAGTCTTTAATGATTGCAA GTACCGCCGCAGCTATGACTCGGATTTCACTGCTCCCTTGGTCTTTTATCACGTGTGGCCTGCTCTCATGGAGAATGACTGTGTCATTATGAAGGGGGAAGCCGTCACCAAGAGGGGGGCTTTT tGGAGTTCTGTGCGACCTATAACACGCTGCCGCAGCAGGAGCTTAAGTCCCGTCTGTCCCCGTAACCGCATTGGATTAAGCACG atgTCTCGGAGTCGGAGTCCTTCTCCAATAAGATGTACATTGCCAA GATACTAA